The bacterium genome includes a window with the following:
- a CDS encoding prenyltransferase/squalene oxidase repeat-containing protein, whose translation MNTLLTQYLRSLTLIVMGAFTLTTSRAEFIFDAEVPLEPQVEKAIERAQDWLAKTQQPNGSWGTCNGVNAMSLIALMINGGTPGHAKYGNKIAKGIDFLITNQQGNGYLIVGQTGDMYQHGLSTIALAEAYGMTHNPAIRESLTKAIALTLKAQNSAGGWRYKPVPLDADLSVTVIQVMSLRAASDTGIYVPRDAIDFGIKYVKQNWSQKQTGFGYTSSDKVSPRMTAAGTVCLYSCGLEEDPSIPLAIQYLSQNITYDAKGHDRMAWYGHYYSSLAFYHHGGDAWKTYYPKICQHILTSWQEKGHFEDPLTTAWGILVMGTPYRYLPIYQR comes from the coding sequence ATGAATACCCTTTTAACTCAATACTTGCGCAGCCTGACCCTCATCGTCATGGGGGCCTTCACCCTCACCACCAGCCGGGCTGAATTCATCTTTGATGCCGAAGTGCCCCTTGAGCCACAAGTGGAAAAAGCCATTGAGCGCGCCCAGGACTGGCTGGCGAAAACCCAGCAGCCCAACGGGTCATGGGGCACCTGCAATGGCGTGAATGCCATGTCACTGATCGCCCTGATGATCAACGGCGGCACACCCGGCCACGCCAAATATGGCAACAAAATCGCCAAGGGCATCGATTTTCTGATCACCAACCAGCAGGGGAACGGCTATCTGATTGTCGGGCAAACCGGCGACATGTACCAGCACGGGCTCTCCACCATCGCCCTCGCGGAAGCCTATGGCATGACCCATAATCCCGCTATCCGCGAAAGCCTGACCAAAGCCATTGCCCTCACCTTGAAGGCGCAAAACTCGGCCGGAGGCTGGCGCTATAAACCCGTCCCGCTGGATGCCGACCTTTCTGTCACCGTGATTCAGGTCATGTCCTTGCGCGCCGCCTCGGACACCGGCATCTATGTCCCGCGCGATGCGATCGATTTCGGCATCAAATATGTGAAGCAGAATTGGAGTCAGAAACAAACGGGCTTCGGCTATACCTCGTCTGACAAAGTCAGTCCCCGCATGACGGCGGCCGGCACCGTCTGCCTCTATTCCTGCGGACTGGAAGAGGATCCCAGCATTCCCCTGGCCATTCAATACCTCTCCCAGAACATCACCTATGATGCCAAAGGGCATGATCGCATGGCCTGGTATGGCCACTACTATTCCTCGTTGGCCTTCTATCACCACGGGGGTGACGCCTGGAAAACCTACTACCCGAAAATCTGCCAGCACATTCTGACGAGTTGGCAGGAAAAGGGCCATTTCGAGGATCCGCTCACGACGGCCTGGGGCATTCTGGTGATGGGAACTCCCTACCGTTATCTACCCATTTATCAACGATGA
- a CDS encoding MoxR family ATPase encodes MEEEIKVECASCGAHYLALASDLAGITCVRCKGTEFRAITSAPAPAAPTPPSAPVPAPAPKPAPPAPAPKPAPAPAPAPAPKPSPAPAPKPPSAPTPVPKPVVAPAPTPKPAPVPASKHAAAPAPAKPASEATVGTSGMPLKRFRELHAGIRTELAKVIVGQDEVIEELLAAVLCGGHCLLEGVPGLAKTLLISSLAKAMSLSFKRIQFTPDLMPSDITGTDVLQEDPVTGERKFKFLQGPIFANMLLADEINRTPPKTQAAMLEALQEKQVSAGGTIHRLPSPFLVLATQNPLEQEGTYPLPEAQQDRFLFKVFVGYPTRQEEHEIVRRVTSANFGDINPVCSGEELMALQRSLTSVPVADAVVEYANRLTRATRIKTPDAVEAATRWLSWGGGPRATINLVMAARCMAVISGRAAPSCDDVARVAKPVLRHRIALNYVARAEGLSTDEVIDKIVAVVPKH; translated from the coding sequence ATGGAAGAAGAAATCAAAGTAGAGTGCGCCTCGTGCGGAGCTCATTATCTGGCACTGGCTAGCGACCTGGCGGGAATCACCTGCGTCCGTTGTAAAGGAACCGAGTTTCGCGCCATCACCTCGGCCCCCGCTCCCGCCGCTCCGACTCCGCCTTCGGCGCCCGTGCCCGCGCCCGCACCCAAACCTGCTCCCCCAGCCCCCGCGCCTAAGCCCGCTCCGGCTCCGGCCCCGGCTCCAGCGCCTAAGCCTTCACCTGCGCCCGCCCCAAAACCACCTTCGGCGCCCACTCCGGTCCCGAAACCGGTCGTAGCCCCCGCACCCACTCCTAAACCGGCCCCTGTTCCGGCATCCAAGCATGCCGCGGCACCCGCCCCGGCGAAACCTGCCTCAGAAGCCACCGTTGGAACCAGCGGAATGCCTCTGAAGCGCTTCAGGGAGCTGCATGCCGGCATCCGAACCGAGCTGGCCAAAGTCATTGTCGGTCAGGACGAGGTCATTGAGGAACTCCTCGCTGCCGTCCTGTGCGGCGGTCATTGTCTGCTGGAAGGCGTTCCCGGCCTGGCCAAGACCCTGCTCATCTCATCACTGGCCAAAGCCATGAGTCTCTCCTTCAAGCGGATCCAGTTCACCCCCGACTTGATGCCGAGCGATATCACGGGAACCGACGTCCTTCAGGAGGATCCGGTCACTGGCGAACGCAAGTTCAAGTTCCTGCAGGGCCCGATCTTCGCCAACATGCTCCTGGCAGATGAAATCAACCGGACCCCGCCCAAAACACAGGCTGCCATGCTGGAGGCCCTTCAGGAAAAACAGGTATCGGCAGGCGGAACCATCCATCGCCTCCCCTCCCCGTTCCTGGTGCTGGCCACCCAGAATCCGCTGGAACAGGAAGGCACCTATCCCCTCCCTGAAGCGCAACAGGATCGATTCCTCTTCAAGGTGTTTGTGGGCTATCCCACCCGGCAGGAAGAGCATGAAATCGTGCGCCGGGTCACCAGCGCCAATTTCGGCGACATCAACCCGGTCTGTTCGGGCGAGGAACTGATGGCCCTCCAGCGCTCCCTCACCAGTGTCCCGGTGGCGGATGCCGTCGTGGAGTACGCCAACCGCCTGACCCGCGCGACGCGCATCAAGACACCGGATGCCGTTGAGGCGGCCACCCGCTGGCTGAGCTGGGGCGGTGGCCCCCGGGCCACCATCAACCTCGTGATGGCCGCCCGGTGTATGGCCGTCATCAGCGGACGGGCCGCCCCCTCCTGTGATGATGTGGCGCGCGTGGCTAAACCCGTGTTGCGGCACCGCATCGCGCTCAACTATGTGGCCCGCGCCGAGGGGCTCTCCACGGATGAAGTCATCGACAAGATTGTCGCTGTGGTGCCTAAACACTAA
- a CDS encoding DUF58 domain-containing protein produces the protein MSEHPQHLVKYLNPDAVSRIAAIGLKPSQRVEGSLVGNHRSPFHGFAIEFAGHRQYVPGDDLRHLDWRLFFKSGRYYTKQYELETNFVAHLLVDISSTMTFEHKHGRKWDYAAFMAVTLANAVVAQGDQTAATLFANDIVETMPPSGAEEAGITLSRLLTHTPPKDQTAIGRVLTQIAEQIGRRKVVFVISDFFGDLDSIFDGIRRLLYSRNEVILLHVLDPLEMDFTYPGRVELIELEGQGRIKLEGRNIRDSYNALFAKYLAEIKTRSLQLNVDYIRCITSENFGITLSEYMNTRILTRGGRP, from the coding sequence ATGTCGGAGCATCCCCAGCATCTGGTCAAATACTTGAACCCTGACGCCGTGTCACGTATTGCGGCGATCGGCCTCAAGCCGTCCCAGCGGGTGGAGGGGTCCCTGGTGGGGAACCACCGCTCGCCGTTCCACGGCTTCGCGATTGAATTCGCAGGCCACCGGCAATATGTGCCCGGGGATGATCTGCGGCATCTGGATTGGCGGTTGTTCTTCAAGTCGGGCCGCTATTATACCAAACAATACGAACTGGAAACCAACTTCGTCGCCCACCTGCTGGTCGACATCAGCTCCACCATGACGTTCGAGCACAAGCACGGCCGCAAATGGGACTATGCCGCCTTCATGGCGGTCACGCTGGCCAACGCCGTGGTGGCCCAGGGCGACCAGACCGCCGCCACCCTGTTTGCCAATGACATCGTCGAAACCATGCCGCCCAGCGGCGCCGAGGAAGCGGGCATCACCCTGTCGCGGCTTCTCACGCACACCCCGCCCAAGGACCAGACGGCCATCGGGCGCGTCCTGACCCAGATCGCCGAACAGATCGGACGCCGCAAGGTGGTGTTCGTGATCAGCGACTTCTTCGGGGATCTCGACAGCATTTTCGACGGCATCCGCCGCCTGCTGTACAGCCGGAATGAAGTCATCCTCCTCCACGTGCTGGACCCGCTGGAGATGGACTTCACCTATCCCGGCCGCGTCGAACTGATTGAGCTGGAAGGTCAGGGACGGATCAAACTGGAAGGCCGGAACATCCGGGACAGCTATAACGCCCTGTTTGCAAAATACCTGGCGGAGATCAAAACCCGCAGCCTCCAGCTGAACGTCGATTACATCCGCTGTATCACCAGCGAAAATTTCGGGATTACGCTGTCGGAATACATGAACACCCGCATCCTCACCCGCGGAGGCCGGCCATGA